From a region of the Arachis ipaensis cultivar K30076 chromosome B09, Araip1.1, whole genome shotgun sequence genome:
- the LOC107615488 gene encoding uncharacterized protein LOC107615488, producing the protein MGATLFHPLILKAWLPRNFDKPMDMRYDGTKDPQEHITAFKARMNLEGVGDAVRCRAFPVTLAGPAIRWFNTLPQESITTFTDISRSFLDRFTMRIAKAKHPINLLGVTQKPSEPTRKFLDRFNNECLEIDGLTDSIASLCLTNGLLNEDFRKHLTTKPVWTMQEIQSVAKEYINDEEVSQVVVANKRQLPSSSAWQAPQVDRPRPLKERTGGNKSLYCDYHKGFGHKTQDCFDLKDALEQAIREGKLSEFSRLIKEPRRRERERFEEDRSQTVKPRQEPTVDANDPPTFVVNIVVRSDSPPKSKSAAKRDTRVLSISTDGPSKRHPTISFGPKDKWFNDLPENPPW; encoded by the exons ATGGGAGCCACCCTCTTTCACCCCTTAATCCTCAAGGCCTGGCTCCCGAGAAACTTCGACAAGCCGAtggacatgaggtacgatgggACCAAGGACCCCCAGGAGCATATCACAGCTTTTAAAGCAAGGATGAACTTGGAAGGGGTAGGCGACGCGGTCAGATGCCGGGCATTCCCCGTAACACTGGCCGGTCCAGCAATTCGATGGTTCAACACCCTCCCACAAGAGTCCATCACAACTTTCACAGACATATCTCGAAGCTTCCTAGATCGGTTCACGATGCGCATAGCCAAGGCAAAACACCCAATCAACTTACTGGGGGTTACCCAAAAACCCAGCGAGCCGACTAGGAAATTCCTAGATAGGTTCAACAACGAGTGTTTGGAGATCGACGGCCTCACGGACTCAATCGCTAGTCTATGCCTAACAAATGGCCTGCTGAATGAAGACTTTAGGAAGCACCTCACAACCAAGCCTGTATGGACTATGCAGGAAATTCAAAGCGTGGCCAAGGAATACATCAACGATGAAGAGGTCAGTCAGGTTGTAGTAGCCAATAAACGACAGCTCCCTAGCTCGTCAGCTTGGCAGGCCCCTCAAGTCGACAG ACCTAGGCCGTTGAAGGAGAGGACGGGAGGCAACAAGAGCCTTTACTGCGATTATCACAAGGGGTTTGGCCACAaaacccaagactgcttcgaccttAAGGATGCCCTGGAACAGGCCATCAGAGAAGGAAAGCTGAGTGAATTCTCCCGGCTCATCAAAGAACCGAGGAGGCGGGAAAGGGAACGCTTCGAGGAAGATCGGAGCCAGACTGTCAAACCAAGGCAAGAACCCACAGTGGATGCCAATGACCCCCCAACTTTTGTGGTCAACATCGTGGTCAGGAGCGACAGCCCCCCTAAATCCAAGTCGGCAGCCAAAAGGGACACCCGAGTACTCTCTATCTCGACAGATGGCCCCAGCAAAAGGCATCCCACAATATCATTTGGCCCAAAAGATAAGTGGTTCAATGACCTCCCCGAAAACCCCCCATGGTAG